Proteins from a genomic interval of Thermoanaerobaculia bacterium:
- a CDS encoding alkaline phosphatase family protein → MKKPLLFLIFLFLVSALASGDAPDHPRMIILGFDGVDHGYLTQYMEQGKLPNLSKLAQDGSFHKLLPPVPAQTPVSWSTFTTGLEPGQHLIFDFLKRDPETYMPTFAIADEIKVPVIFGAKNKIYLPILAGIAFFFLIFLLSWLLRRSMPVRLILGLAFGLIAAFGVRFYLIPMIPETRPGVDMHQQGEPFWQVMSRSGYTCKIFRMPVTFPAKNFPHGHLLSGLGVPDLSGRIGKPFFFTSDLFIPTATENEFSVEVVELPDNRGEMDTIIVGPPNKFFDEPDYIKLPMHLAVAEDRSHLTVKVCDQTVVLRPGEWSGWTDFVFTFNPIIKVRGVGRFYLDSLDPEINLYLSPINFDPRHLPTSINITYPFSWAKELVDRFGLYKTIGWSVDTWSPSEELTDEEFFMEEWQFNAEMYSKMLEGFIADGDDLLFQYFEFTDRVGHIFFRLLDEGHPAYDLAKANAFGSALEQSYESMDRIVGMTMENMPPDAKLIVLSDHGFASFRYATNYNTWLVQNGYMTLTGSENITQNLEALFDRGQFWPNVDWSRTRAYCMGLGGLYVNLKGRESKGIVEPGPEYEELRRELISRLEGWVDETTDLHPVAKVYTREEAYGTFNAILIPDMIVTNNPLFRVSWQTSLGGIPSQLIESNDQVWSGDHCSLYPPSVPGVLLTNWKMELDEDPYIVDLYPTILKMYNVSPPYEVAGKNLIP, encoded by the coding sequence ATGAAGAAGCCTTTATTATTCCTGATATTTCTATTTCTGGTCAGTGCACTTGCCTCCGGTGACGCTCCCGACCATCCACGAATGATCATTCTTGGATTTGATGGTGTCGATCATGGTTACCTGACCCAGTATATGGAGCAGGGAAAGCTTCCCAATCTTTCAAAGCTCGCTCAGGACGGAAGCTTCCACAAGCTCCTGCCGCCCGTTCCCGCCCAGACCCCGGTTTCCTGGTCCACGTTCACTACCGGCCTTGAGCCCGGACAGCACCTGATTTTTGATTTTCTGAAACGGGATCCAGAAACCTATATGCCGACCTTTGCTATCGCTGATGAAATTAAAGTCCCTGTGATCTTTGGAGCAAAGAATAAGATTTATCTCCCGATTCTTGCGGGCATCGCTTTCTTTTTTCTGATCTTTCTCCTTTCCTGGCTCCTTCGGCGGTCGATGCCTGTCCGTCTGATTCTGGGGCTTGCCTTTGGTTTGATTGCCGCTTTCGGAGTTCGTTTCTATCTCATTCCCATGATCCCCGAAACAAGACCAGGTGTGGACATGCACCAGCAGGGAGAACCCTTCTGGCAGGTCATGTCACGCTCCGGTTATACATGCAAGATTTTCCGTATGCCGGTGACCTTTCCCGCTAAGAATTTCCCTCACGGTCATCTCCTGTCGGGGCTCGGCGTTCCAGATCTTTCCGGACGGATCGGGAAACCCTTTTTCTTTACATCGGACCTCTTTATCCCGACCGCGACGGAAAATGAGTTTTCCGTCGAAGTTGTTGAACTTCCCGATAACCGTGGAGAGATGGATACGATCATCGTCGGGCCGCCGAACAAGTTCTTCGACGAACCGGATTACATCAAACTGCCCATGCATCTGGCAGTGGCAGAAGATCGTTCCCATCTGACTGTCAAGGTATGTGATCAGACCGTGGTACTCAGGCCCGGGGAGTGGAGCGGATGGACCGATTTTGTTTTTACGTTCAACCCTATTATCAAGGTGCGGGGAGTGGGCCGTTTTTACCTTGACTCACTGGACCCGGAAATTAACCTTTACCTCTCTCCTATTAACTTTGATCCACGTCACCTGCCAACAAGCATCAACATTACGTACCCCTTTTCATGGGCAAAAGAGCTGGTGGATCGATTCGGCCTCTATAAGACGATTGGCTGGTCCGTCGATACCTGGAGCCCTTCCGAAGAGCTCACGGACGAAGAGTTCTTCATGGAGGAGTGGCAGTTTAATGCAGAGATGTATTCAAAGATGCTGGAAGGATTCATTGCGGATGGGGATGACCTTCTCTTTCAATACTTTGAATTTACCGATCGTGTAGGCCATATCTTCTTCCGCCTCCTGGACGAAGGACATCCTGCCTACGATCTCGCCAAGGCAAATGCCTTCGGGTCCGCCCTGGAACAATCTTACGAGTCCATGGACCGTATTGTCGGGATGACGATGGAGAACATGCCTCCCGATGCAAAGTTGATCGTTCTTTCCGACCATGGTTTTGCGTCCTTCCGATATGCGACGAACTACAATACCTGGCTTGTCCAGAATGGGTATATGACTCTGACGGGATCAGAAAACATTACACAGAATCTGGAAGCCCTCTTTGATCGAGGCCAATTCTGGCCGAACGTGGACTGGTCCAGAACCCGGGCCTACTGTATGGGTCTGGGAGGACTCTACGTCAACCTCAAGGGTCGCGAATCGAAGGGGATCGTTGAACCCGGTCCCGAGTATGAAGAATTGCGCCGAGAATTGATTTCCCGACTGGAAGGATGGGTGGATGAAACCACGGACCTTCATCCTGTTGCCAAGGTGTATACCCGTGAGGAAGCGTACGGAACGTTTAATGCCATCCTGATCCCCGATATGATTGTTACCAATAATCCACTCTTCCGCGTATCCTGGCAGACGTCCCTGGGCGGCATTCCCTCCCAGCTCATTGAGTCGAACGACCAGGTGTGGAGCGGTGACCACTGTTCTCTCTATCCACCTTCCGTTCCCGGGGTTCTTCTTACGAACTGGAAGATGGAGCTGGACGAGGATCCCTATATTGTGGATCTCTATCCTACGATTCTGAAGATGTACAACGTGTCTCCTCCCTATGAGGTTGCGGGTAAAAACCTTATTCCTTAG
- a CDS encoding peptidoglycan DD-metalloendopeptidase family protein yields the protein MRLRVKTLFLSFFLPALLLGQSLEDDRAQELDSLRRNISFLEQQLKESEAKKRSVEEELRSVQLRRELLEQELRSLELQTQLKEDQLQDLQVSLESVQSDLQEEKTLLLSKLRFLQHMGSLGYLRLIFMSETGADMLDAFRWILHLAQQDKNLIERYRTNLAEIQKKKELEGQLHSALQEFQRDRQAKRNQLNAAIREHRYLLAKIQKEEKQTLEQVAQLEEKAQRLERLLTILSSTDTTRQAKEDIHGYRGVLDWPIRGKVVVPFGTQTNPDYGTKVDMKGIQIEVAKSQDVSPIFPGRVTYASWFKGYRNLVIVDHGFGVISIYGYLDSLAAKKDDWVYPGKILGKVIAGGTTDPKLYLEIRDTGRSVDPASWLR from the coding sequence ATGAGGTTGCGGGTAAAAACCTTATTCCTTAGCTTCTTCCTGCCTGCACTTCTTCTCGGACAGTCGCTCGAGGACGATCGTGCTCAGGAACTTGATTCGCTGCGTCGAAATATTTCCTTCCTCGAACAGCAACTCAAGGAGAGCGAAGCGAAAAAGCGCTCTGTAGAAGAAGAGCTCCGATCGGTGCAATTACGCCGTGAACTTCTCGAACAGGAGCTTCGTTCCCTGGAATTACAGACCCAGTTGAAGGAGGATCAGCTTCAGGATCTCCAGGTAAGCCTGGAAAGCGTCCAGTCGGATCTTCAGGAAGAAAAAACTCTTCTCCTGTCCAAACTGAGATTCCTTCAGCACATGGGTTCACTGGGATACCTTCGCCTCATCTTCATGTCTGAGACAGGAGCAGACATGCTCGATGCCTTTCGATGGATTCTCCATCTGGCCCAGCAGGATAAAAACCTGATTGAACGATATCGTACCAATCTTGCGGAAATTCAGAAGAAAAAAGAACTGGAAGGCCAGCTGCATTCGGCACTTCAGGAATTTCAGAGGGACCGGCAGGCGAAGCGGAATCAACTGAATGCGGCAATCCGGGAACATCGGTATCTCCTGGCCAAGATTCAAAAAGAAGAAAAGCAGACTCTTGAGCAGGTGGCTCAGCTTGAAGAAAAAGCCCAGCGACTAGAGCGCCTGCTGACCATTCTTTCCTCCACGGACACTACGCGCCAGGCCAAGGAAGACATTCACGGGTATCGCGGCGTCCTCGACTGGCCCATCAGGGGAAAGGTCGTCGTTCCCTTTGGCACCCAGACGAATCCGGACTACGGCACCAAGGTGGATATGAAGGGAATCCAGATCGAAGTGGCGAAAAGTCAGGATGTTTCACCCATTTTCCCGGGCCGGGTAACCTACGCCTCCTGGTTCAAGGGATACAGAAATCTTGTGATCGTGGATCACGGATTCGGTGTGATTTCCATTTACGGATACCTGGACTCTCTGGCTGCCAAAAAAGATGATTGGGTATACCCCGGAAAAATTCTTGGAAAGGTGATCGCCGGGGGTACGACAGATCCCAAACTCTATCTTGAGATCCGTGATACGGGACGCTCAGTGGACCCGGCATCCTGGTTGAGGTAA
- a CDS encoding S41 family peptidase yields MKLGRNFLLACSLLLVTGLVLSDLVFHSTREKEETYDLLKIFTQAFTITSSQYVEEMQPSDLLRSSMEGLVSSLDGISYYIPSDRIEDFRAYQAMEKRESGIRLARSGNFTYVLSVIKGSPADTSGIRTGDILEQVGHKDTGPLGLWEIESVLAGSGGEEIVLGLVRNDDDEPTQVTLNLTPFTLPVYEDSDHAKLPVLTLYTVNEESVSRALDRLQSLKGTPFILDLRSAVNGSYQSAVDFAGYLGVTDKSVTLQGKKYEPEKISTRVKPVEHGPFVIFVNNSLAGPAELLAGLLQGSDGVTLVGETTAGLVGMQKFIPLKEGGLWVTIASFHIQDTIIHGKGLTPDSPVSSRIHRGPNQEDAYFEKAEEILQATRG; encoded by the coding sequence ATGAAATTAGGCCGAAATTTTCTTCTCGCCTGTTCTCTTCTTCTTGTGACCGGCTTGGTTCTTTCGGACCTGGTTTTTCATTCCACCAGGGAAAAAGAAGAAACCTACGATCTCTTGAAAATTTTTACCCAGGCATTCACCATCACCAGTTCACAATATGTGGAAGAGATGCAACCTTCTGATCTATTGCGTTCTTCCATGGAGGGACTGGTTTCCAGCCTGGATGGGATTTCGTACTATATTCCCTCCGACCGGATTGAAGATTTTCGAGCCTATCAGGCCATGGAAAAACGGGAGAGCGGGATCAGGCTGGCTAGATCCGGGAACTTTACCTATGTGCTGTCGGTCATCAAAGGCAGTCCCGCTGATACCTCCGGCATTCGAACCGGGGATATTCTCGAACAGGTGGGTCATAAAGACACCGGACCTCTGGGATTATGGGAAATCGAGTCTGTCCTCGCGGGCAGCGGGGGTGAAGAAATTGTTCTCGGTCTTGTCCGCAATGATGATGACGAACCGACACAGGTTACACTGAACCTTACCCCTTTCACACTGCCGGTATATGAAGATTCCGACCATGCAAAGCTTCCCGTTCTCACCCTCTATACTGTGAACGAAGAGAGTGTCAGCCGAGCTCTGGATCGTCTGCAATCTCTTAAGGGAACCCCCTTTATCCTGGATTTGCGTTCGGCAGTGAACGGATCTTATCAGAGTGCAGTGGATTTCGCAGGCTATCTTGGCGTCACGGATAAAAGCGTGACACTTCAGGGAAAAAAATATGAACCGGAAAAGATATCCACACGGGTGAAGCCGGTCGAACACGGACCCTTTGTCATCTTTGTCAACAACTCCCTGGCAGGCCCTGCTGAACTTCTTGCCGGGCTTCTCCAGGGAAGTGACGGCGTGACTCTTGTCGGAGAAACCACGGCAGGGCTGGTTGGAATGCAAAAGTTTATTCCTTTAAAAGAGGGCGGACTGTGGGTGACCATAGCCTCCTTCCATATTCAGGATACGATTATTCACGGGAAGGGTCTGACACCGGACAGTCCCGTTTCTTCAAGAATCCACCGTGGTCCGAATCAAGAAGACGCGTACTTCGAGAAAGCAGAAGAGATCCTCCAGGCGACCCGGGGTTAA
- a CDS encoding divergent polysaccharide deacetylase family protein, which yields MVRIKKTRTSRKQKRSSRRPGVNYPALIFSVLILTGIVLLVALYSVEQQRDHPDLFVDTISLLLKERGLVPERIGVNGSGQIWKVRVEENEAEVESIRNLLQKRLPESIRVQERTLVTEKGGYGLSSLEVMGDHGKILLYFVASPARVAAPVSMKRNVQVSARPVAVIVIDDVGYRMDFLKFIRGIQVPLTIAILPRLPHSETLAEEIHALGQEVICHMPMEPEGEPYHNPGEGALMVSMDRDTVEQVLAENLRSVPWAAGFNNHMGSAATADGELMKFVMGFAKQKGLLFLDSRTTAATVAEETAREYGVPAISRNVFLDDLAEPHYIRRQLKDFMTLLKRQGYGVAIGHPHPSTLTVLREDLPELSKKIDFTTLQDLVNRLHSGIHEPEGDH from the coding sequence GTGGTCCGAATCAAGAAGACGCGTACTTCGAGAAAGCAGAAGAGATCCTCCAGGCGACCCGGGGTTAATTACCCCGCCCTGATCTTTTCCGTTTTAATCCTGACCGGAATCGTCCTTCTGGTTGCCCTCTATTCCGTCGAACAACAGCGGGACCATCCTGACCTTTTTGTTGACACCATTTCCCTCCTGCTTAAAGAAAGAGGACTTGTTCCGGAAAGAATCGGCGTGAACGGGAGCGGGCAGATCTGGAAGGTTCGGGTTGAGGAAAATGAAGCCGAAGTTGAATCCATTCGAAATCTTCTCCAAAAGCGCCTTCCTGAAAGTATCCGGGTCCAGGAACGCACCCTGGTCACGGAAAAGGGGGGATATGGTCTATCTTCGCTCGAAGTCATGGGAGATCACGGGAAAATCCTGCTTTACTTTGTCGCTTCCCCGGCCAGGGTTGCCGCTCCAGTTTCCATGAAACGAAATGTTCAGGTTTCCGCGCGCCCGGTGGCTGTAATCGTCATCGATGATGTCGGCTATCGGATGGACTTCCTGAAGTTCATTCGAGGCATACAGGTGCCTCTTACGATCGCCATTCTTCCCAGATTGCCCCACTCCGAGACCCTGGCGGAAGAGATTCATGCTCTGGGACAGGAAGTCATCTGCCATATGCCCATGGAGCCGGAGGGAGAACCGTACCATAATCCGGGTGAAGGGGCTCTCATGGTCTCCATGGACCGCGACACGGTAGAACAGGTGCTTGCGGAAAATCTGCGCTCGGTTCCCTGGGCGGCAGGATTCAATAACCATATGGGTTCCGCAGCTACCGCTGATGGAGAGCTCATGAAGTTTGTCATGGGCTTTGCGAAGCAGAAGGGTCTTCTCTTTCTGGATTCCCGCACGACAGCCGCTACCGTTGCTGAAGAGACCGCCCGGGAATACGGAGTGCCTGCAATCTCGAGAAATGTCTTCCTGGACGATCTGGCTGAACCTCATTACATTCGGCGACAATTAAAAGATTTCATGACGCTTTTGAAACGTCAGGGATACGGGGTAGCGATCGGCCACCCCCATCCCTCCACACTTACCGTTCTTCGTGAAGATTTACCCGAACTGTCAAAGAAAATCGATTTTACTACCCTGCAGGACCTCGTGAATCGCCTTCATTCAGGAATTCATGAACCTGAGGGTGATCACTGA
- the elbB gene encoding isoprenoid biosynthesis glyoxalase ElbB → MAKVGVVLSGCGVYDGAEIHESVLTLLSLDRRGAEVIFMAPDQPQMHVINHLTGNVDEGSSRNVLVESARIARGKIRDLATVKAGDLDALIFPGGFGAAKNLSSFAVRGADSDVHPEVMRLVQEMSRAKKPIGFVCIAPAIAAKIFGPSSVKVTIGTDEGTASALQKMGARHVACPVEKCVIDEEHHIVSTPAYMLAGHISEAADGIDALVEAVLKMV, encoded by the coding sequence ATGGCTAAAGTAGGCGTTGTCTTATCAGGATGCGGAGTCTATGACGGAGCGGAGATTCACGAATCGGTGCTGACCCTTCTCTCCCTGGATCGCAGGGGGGCCGAGGTCATTTTCATGGCACCCGATCAGCCTCAAATGCATGTGATCAATCATCTAACAGGAAATGTGGACGAAGGATCTTCACGAAATGTTCTTGTGGAGTCTGCCAGGATCGCTCGTGGCAAGATCCGTGACCTTGCGACGGTAAAGGCTGGGGATCTGGATGCTCTCATCTTTCCCGGGGGCTTCGGCGCAGCCAAAAACCTCTCATCCTTTGCGGTCAGGGGAGCGGATAGTGATGTACATCCGGAAGTCATGCGTTTGGTTCAGGAAATGTCCAGGGCGAAAAAGCCCATCGGGTTTGTATGTATCGCCCCTGCCATCGCAGCGAAAATATTCGGACCCTCGTCCGTCAAGGTCACGATTGGAACGGATGAAGGAACGGCCAGCGCTCTCCAGAAAATGGGAGCCCGCCATGTGGCCTGTCCGGTAGAGAAGTGTGTCATCGACGAAGAGCATCATATTGTTTCAACTCCGGCCTATATGCTTGCGGGCCATATTTCGGAAGCAGCAGACGGAATCGACGCTCTTGTCGAAGCCGTTCTGAAGATGGTATGA
- a CDS encoding YIP1 family protein, which yields MGQSTDRDCQNGHYQPSRSLLVHTKNGDWGSPILYAVIVGWIGAIFNFIWSMALQSMITLPMAGRQAFGGMMLSGGVQFVFVILAPILILIGLFVVSGLLFLAGKILGDAEEGFEATFKVVAYSSTSNLAQIIPFCGGMIGGIWALILYIVGLKQAHRTETWKAVLTPFLVLALCCLCVAVITMVFGVGLASLAGAARSMQ from the coding sequence ATTGGGCAAAGCACTGATCGAGACTGTCAAAATGGTCATTACCAACCCAGTCGGTCTCTTCTCGTCCATACGAAAAACGGCGACTGGGGAAGTCCAATACTATATGCCGTCATCGTTGGATGGATCGGGGCGATTTTCAACTTCATCTGGAGTATGGCCTTACAGAGCATGATTACACTCCCCATGGCGGGACGCCAGGCCTTTGGCGGGATGATGCTTTCCGGGGGCGTCCAGTTTGTCTTTGTCATCCTCGCTCCTATCCTGATTCTGATCGGACTTTTCGTCGTCTCAGGCCTTCTCTTCCTGGCCGGGAAGATACTGGGTGATGCAGAGGAAGGCTTCGAGGCAACCTTTAAAGTCGTGGCCTATTCCAGTACATCAAACCTGGCGCAGATCATTCCCTTCTGTGGTGGAATGATTGGTGGAATCTGGGCCCTTATCCTCTATATCGTCGGATTAAAACAGGCTCACCGCACGGAAACCTGGAAAGCTGTTCTCACGCCTTTTCTGGTGTTAGCCCTCTGCTGCCTCTGCGTGGCAGTCATCACCATGGTCTTCGGCGTGGGTCTGGCCAGCCTGGCCGGGGCTGCTCGTTCCATGCAATAA